The Brassica rapa cultivar Chiifu-401-42 chromosome A10, CAAS_Brap_v3.01, whole genome shotgun sequence genome segment CTTAACTTGTAGAATCTATAACCAAAATCAGTGTGTTGTACCGTTGTACCGTGTACGTGTCaatctttaaaataatagtCGCTGGCTAGCTACTATAGGATTTAGGGTAATTAATCTATTATATCCCTATCACAAGAAAACTATTATATTCTACTTACCCTACAATTATTCTAAGAGCATTTTCAACCCATAACACTATTTTAATGTCAAACCACACTATTTCAGTGTAGTTTCAGCacacaaaacatatttttctctAACCACAATACTAAATTTCACACTAAAagttgttttataatattatatgtatttaactttttatttttttatttaattgtacatttattaataaaataagtgaatATTATTTTAGTGGAGTAAATAGTATTTTAGTGTGGTGAATAGTATCACATTAAATTTGGTGTGAAATTATAGTGTAGCACTAAAATAATGTAATTTTTGCAGTTGAGTTGGAGAGGTTTTAGTGTaaaaattacactaaaatagtgttttgcaGTTTGGTTCGAGATGGTCTAACTACCCCTTTCTAAATCTCATGTAGTGAGAATAATggttaacacataaattttgagaaaaattcaaaattatgacaatactgttttaatgcatagttgcatccctgcactaacatatgatgaaggtcaaagaagttttgaacctttgttgtctatgTTTCTCTAGAGATTATCGATttaatagtggttagtccaccaattcaTGGAGTATTACGAAGTGGTActaaattatttgttaaaaaaattaagacgaTGCCCTTGTCCCATAAAAGAGAATTGAATATACATCAATACAAaattagaatgtgtttataaattttaaaacaacactaatgatcataggcttcagtatatagagtatttaccgaaaaactcaatattttcgtaggggttaacacaaagattttgagaaaaattcaaaaatatgacaatactattttaatgcatagttgcatcatgaactaacatatgatgaaagtcggtttggaaactttgttgtctccgtttctctggataatatcgattttatagtggttaatccaataatttaggaaatattatgaagttttactaaattaattgaaaaaacaattaaaacaatgcccatgtaaaaatgaaatagaattaaatatacattaattcaaatgtagaatgtatttagaaattttataacaacactaatgaTTGTAGACTTCACTATAGagagtatttaccgaaaaattcaatattttcgtaggggcaTGTAAGTAAAATAGTTTTCTTGTGATTGGGGTTTAATAGATTATCTCCAAAGAAAATCGATTTTGTGAGAGTGAGagggacaaaaaaaataatttttgagaaGTTAGTAGGGCATTTAAGAATAAAATCCAGTTTGAACCATTCCTCGTCGCCGACGACACAAGAACGCCGTTCGTTTAGATTAGTGTCGTGTTTCACTGTCTCGATCGATTGAGAACCATTACTCGTCGGCCATGTCGTGGTCGAAGGCATGCAGAGGGACTCGGATTCCTTCACATTTACACAACATTCATCGAACATCGCTGCCTAAAAGGTAAATGAATCATCCCTGATATGCAGATTAACTGTTTGTCATCAAGCTAATCACATTCTGATCTTAACAAACATTACTCTGCTAATGCGAATTCTTATGTAGGACTGTGCCTATTGCTCCATGCTCTCGTTATTACACCCATGGAGCTTATAAAGGCAATCAGCATAGTCTCAGAAGCAAGATTGGGCTTTGGGGAAGCCCATCTTCGTTATTCTCTTTGAATTCCCATTCATCGATGATACATGGTGGTGCTCATCGCGAGTATTCTACTCACTCAATAACAGAAACCAAATCAAAGAAAATGCTTTATTACCTAACTGCCGTTGTCTTTGGCATGGTGGGGCTAACTTACGCGGCTGTTCCATTGTATAGAACGTTCTGCCAAGCTACTGGTTATGGAGGTACTGTTCAACGCAaagaggtatatatatatataactaaccTTTGTTTCAATTTCTTGGtattctcttttttatttattaacccTTAGACTAGTACAGACTGTTGAGGAGAAGATTGCTAGGCATTCAGAATCTGGTACCGTCACTGAAAGGTGTTTATTCCTCTGTCTCTCTTAACACCATTCATAATCTGTGTTTATGGTCAACTTAGTTGCTTACTATACTTCCGTCTCTAAAAATAGGGAGATTGTGGTTCAGTTCAATGCTGATGTTGCAGATGGGATGCAGTGGAAGTTCACTCCAACTCAAAGAGAGGTTTAGACTTTTTAAGTAAAGTAGAGTGTTGTCTGACTTGTTATTGTATGTGCTTTTAACTGATATGTCTTATAGGTGAGAGTAAAGCCAGGAGAAAGCGTGCTTGCCTTTTACACTGCTGAAAACAAAAGTTCAGCTTCAATAACCGGAATCTCCACATATAATGTCACTCCCATGAAGGTTATATAGATTAGCCTTGGTGAATGACTATCAAGTATCAACTTCCCTTTTTCATTGATTCTCATACTCTTATTTGTTTTTCAGGCAGGAGTTTATTTCAACAAGATACAGTGTTTTTGCTATGAGGAGCAGCGACTTCTTCCAGGAGAAAAGATTGACGTGCCGGTGACTGCCCATTTGTTATTGGCTCTGTTTGATATTCCTTGAGCAAAATCAAGAACCCACTaagacttttttttcttttttttttgtttggcagGTGCTCTTCTACATTGATCCGGAGTTTGAGACTGATCCAAGAATGGACGGAATCAACAACCTGATACTGTCTTACACTTTCTTCAAAGTGTCCGAGGAAACGAACAGCTCTGTTCCAGTTCAAGAAACCAGTTAAAGTGTCTATTTATTTAATGGCAACTAATGTTATGACACACTCTTATGAAAGAAGGAGAGTCTCCCTTAGTATTAATAAAAGGAATTGCAGTAGTGTTGGTAAACTGAATTTGCTTGAAACTCGTAGTTTTGTTTCTGTTGAGTTTAATAAAAGGTACATTTGATATTCAAATTGTATGTTAGTTTTGTGATTCAGCTACGTTTAATCAAACATGAAATTTTATTGAATACTGTTTGAATCAAATAAACTATACAACGATGGTAACagagaaataaaaaaactaaaacgagACAAGAGAAAGAGACAACAATAGCTCCAAGCTTGTTAATGTTGGGGTTTGAAAGTCTTCAACCAGTTGTTGAGGCGCTCCATAGCTGAGAAGTCCACCTTCTTCGGAAAATTAGGGTAAAGAACAACTTTAGGTACTGGTCCCACCATCACTCGAAGCTTAAGACCAGCCTCACAAGAACCCGAGTTTGAGGTTATGAAATAATGAACTCCCGGTTCCGTAAGCCTAACAAGATCGTGTCCTGTCTTGTGCACAGCTACAGGAGACGTTGGGTCGCACGTCATGAACTCTAGATCCCCGCTGATCTTATAAACGTCGTTGACTTCATCGGCATACTCGAAAATCAAACTATCTCCAACATGAAACTGTTTCTCCTCACTCCACTTGTTGTAGAAGTCACTGTCATAAACTTTCCATCCTTCTGAGTCTCCGACCTTGTAGGTGTTTCCGACAGGGAGGGTCTTGCTAGGTGTTGGTGGAGGAACCGGACTTGAGGGGTCTTGGACGACAAGAACTTCGAGCTTATGTCCCAATACGCATTGTTCTTGGTTTGAGGTGATGAAGTAGTGAAAACCTGGTTCTGTGAGAGTCACGACCTCGTGTCCTGTGTTGTATACGGCTTTAGGAGAAGAAAGGTCGCAGAACTCGTATTCCAAACCGCCAGAGACTTGAGTCACGTCGTTGATGATGGGATCGTATTCGAAGACGAGAGAATCTCCCACGTGGAACTCCTTATAGTCTCTCTCTGCCCAAGCGTAGTAGACATCGTCTTTAGCAGTCCATCCCTCGGAGTCTCCAACTTTGTAGACCCTCGCCCAAGAGTAACCCGAGAGAACCGTGAAGCTCATCATCATCGCAAACACTAAGCTAAGGATACTCGTTCTTGTCGCCATTATCAAACAAGAAAGATCACAAAGTATGATCTAATAGAAACTTAAACTAGCTGAATGAGAAAGCGTTGATGAATGTGTTGTGCGtgaatgaaacaaaatagaatACATTAACCCTCCTTATATAAGGGTGTTACAGAtcctatttttccttttttaatcaTCTATAATTAACCGCCTTTAAAAAATACACATATCTAATCAGGAAAAAGGAAATAATCACGTTTTATCTCTAATCCTTTTCTGATAAGGTTCGTGTATGATATCTAGTTTATCTAATTTCATCGAAAATCATATCCTTGGTTCACAAGGAACAAATTGATATCTTATAACTTTGGAAACACATATAATGGGTGTTTGCCGAATACTCAGTCTTGTATGTTTTTGCATGTTTAAGAACACGGGGAAGTGGATATGGCGGCGAAGCCACATGATCGCGAAGGGGTGCACAGGcacccataatttttttttaaaaaagtgtaAATGCTAAGTAATTTTATATGTGCAcccattaaaatttataattgtgCACCCATTAGAATTTAGATTAAGCCATTAAAgacaaatgaaaaacaaaacaaactaaattccaaaaaaaaaaagctgagcccacaaaaaataaaataaacttttaaagCCCAATTATAGTTTTCAATTTCTTTTGCTAAAATCATAAATCTCTAACTAGTAATAACTAGTAACTATTAACGTGACATgcaaaaaactttaaaaatatatttttatttccaaaattttttaaatttttttttttgatttgtttccaCTAGGATCTGTAATTATTCAAATAGTATTTGAATTTTACACAGAAGTCCTAAAGTTTTAAACAATGACAAAtgtgactttttttttatcgaCGATGAGAAagtaatttagttatttaattacATATCTTCTAATTTGTAGACTTTTGAAATTGGTTTTGAATTTACCTGTTACTAGTGCAAGTCATGAAAAACTGTTTTTATGCAATGAAATTAGTGGAAACCACCCTATCTAAACGAATGTGAGATCATTTTAAGTGATTATCTCATTTtgatttaccaaaaaattgcTTGAAAATATCACAAACTAAGAAGTGATACCTTACTTCAAGAAATGATTAATTTATAATGTattaatatcaatattttattatatttattttcatattatatcatattttaattttaaattatatttttaaatttttttaatattttaatcttcatattaatagTGCACCCAGCATAAAAATTTCCTGCCTTCGCGCGATGCGGTTGTTGGATCTGGTTTGTGATAACTCATGATCTTAATAGTATTTAGCATCTCATTTAGCTTATTTTAATCATTCTAGGTTGCATTTAGGTCTTAATATTGCATTTACATGCATAATTGCATAAATAGGGGCTAATGTGCACACTTGAAAAGTTTGGGGCAAAATCGCAAGGTTATACTTGCAAATTACACAGTTTGTGGCCAGTTTGAGAACCATCAAGAGTCGGTGGACAATGCTGCAAATTCAGAGGAAGTCGCTTGGGTTATTTTCGCACAATCAAAAGATTCAGGGCCAATTCGAGAGGTCTTTTATGCAACTTTAAGAGTTTGGGGCGAATGTGTAAATAATCAAGATTGCGGGGACCTGTCTTGCAAATATTGAAGAAGTCTCCATTGGAGGAGATCGAGAGCTTGGTTTCAACGCGAACGACGGCGAGGCTGATTTCAACCACGGCAAAGCTCGACGACGACGAGACTCGAGCACCTGAGAGCACGGCTTGGACGGGATCCCGTAGTGGAGCAAGCGACGGAGATGGAGACACTGACGCCACGGAGGAAGCTTGGTCGCGGCTTGGAGGAGACGGTGACGCAGTCACGGCTTGATCAAGGCGAGGAAGAAGGAGTTTGTGGTGGTTCGCGGTGAAGTGAGACGAGCCGCGACGGAGAGAGATTGGGACACGGCTCGGGAACTCAGCGGGCTCGGACGCGAGTTCAAGGGAGCGAGGTGTTGTGGTCGCTGTATCTCGGACGCACCTTGGAGCGGACCTGCAACGCGGGATGAAGAAGCCGCGCGCACTTGGACAAACTCGATGTCAACATCTCAGCGGTTTGCCACAGCGGGGTGCAAAGGCCGGTCGGAGAAGACAAAGACGCGATCCCAATTTGTTGACCGGTTTAATCCGGTTTGACCTGGTTTAATTCAATCAAACCAGTACGACTTGTACATCcctataaatagttttagacCTAAAAACTCTAGTTTTATCTCATTTTCTCTCAAGACTTTGTCTAAACTTGTAAAAGCttgaatctttctataatttgaGGAAATACTTCATCTTATAATTGTGTTTCTCTTGCTCATTAACATGATTAGCCTTGATCCTTACATGGGTTTAAGGTTTCTCATGGAGATTATTGAGTAGACACAttttggattcatgggttaaGGTAGATTAGGGTGATTAAACTAGATCTAAAGTGTTTTAGTATAGATccatcttgttccttgctagtagagtgcttttaatgcaactctagagttggcctctctaaagttgagctctaggcatttcatacccggaaggtgtttgatgaaatgcctgaaccaactctcctaagcttttaacatcctttaccaaagggatttgttgttaaaggtgttaagatggctagtagacttgagattaatgattacttagataacattcaaccaaagggatttgatgcttgagttatctaggtaaatgagcattcatctagggatagagtttgtttaggattgtgtctaggcCTAAGGTAGATAGATTGGTTGAAAGTTGACACCTTTAGATTGAAACTTGATCACCTTATATCAATTATCCTTACCCATGAATCCATCCTTAGCATTTGAAAGTTCTTGCACTTATTTCTTGATTGGATTTGAGATCACCTTGTTTATATTTCTAGGATCTTAGCTTGTTACAAATCATCCATCTTCTTGTTTGCTTAGATTAAGAAAGTTTGTGTATTCTTGGTGTTATAGGTCACTagttccttgtggattcgatcctaaaatgCTACaatgacataccattcgattgtggtattgttggcacattaggttaattggtgtgtGCTTAAACGCGTAatcaatttggcgccgttgccggggaacTAGTAGATTTATCATTAGGATTTCAATCTTTCTTGAGACTTAGCTTTATTTTCttgctttgtttttcttttgcataGTTACTAACCTTTACTTCTAGCTTTTGTTCTTGAGTGATGGCTTCAAGCTGTTTTGAGAAGccacaagaagaggaagatcaCATCGAAGATGAGCCATATGTGTATGTGGAGCCACCACCCTTTGATGCAAGTATACTCACACCAGCACAGCTTGTGACGTTAAATGAGCTTCAGAAGAAGTACCCGGGGTCAGCAAAGACATCCCTAGCACGAAGGATCCGGGTGGAGCTTATTAAGGATCAAGCAGAGCTTGAAGGAAGGGAGGTTACACAGTATGAGTTCAATGTTGCTTATGACCTTAAAGAGGTAATGTATTGGGTTCCACCACCCCAGCTGGAAGGTACAAGAATTTCCACTCTAGAACTTCAACTTGAGGAACTTTGCTTGCCTTGTGGTGAGAATATTGCCCATGATCTTGATTCTCTTGTGCTCATAAATGAATGTCTTGATCTAATATGTGAAACTAGGAAGCTAGATGAGTTGAGAATAGAAAAGCTTGCTACAGATCATATTGAAGTTTGTTTTGACAAGAACTATCTTTGTGCTTCAATTGATCTTGAGTATGAGTTTTTGATGCTTAATGAACCTAGACCTCTTCTTGAACTTGCTGATTTAGGGGATGAACTTGATGTGGATATGCTCTTGCTTAGGATAGAAAACCCCCTTGTGAAAAATTATCATGAGAATGTGAGCATTGTGTATTACTTGATTGATGGAGATAGAGTTGACTACTTTGTTAAAACCTTGTTTGAGCCTGTAGTTGACTGTGTGTTTCCACCATATGCATTTGATTCTCATGACCATCTGAACCTCAAGGAGCATTTCATAATTCATGTCACATCTTTAGTGAAGCTCTTTGAGGAAAAATCTGTCTATTTTCTATGGACAGTGGTGTGCTCCTTTGCATACTTGGTTCCTTGTTCTTGTAGGAGAAGGACCAAAGGTGCATTGACTCAACCTTTTGATACCTATGATTAACAAGCACAcaaagtcaagctagagacttaaaacaagctcacttgggaggaaATTCCATGTTTAtccattgtatatatatttttttatcttctcTTTTTAGGTTATTTAATAAGCATGGTTGAGATTTTTCAGGTCAAGTCTTACTTGCCTTGGCTGATGTGAAGCATTGTGACTCTAGACACTTGCCTTCTCTCCTTCAGTCCATGTCCATGGTGAAACAAACCCGAGGCCAAGGGTCCTCTACCACCCAATTCAGCCAATAACTCCAAGTAAGTGTCACTCCAACCTTGTACATATttacttttcatgtttatttcTTTCCCTTGGATCTCTTCTTTGAGCTTACTCTCACACAAGGGACTGTGTGAAGTAAGTTTGGGGGAGAGTCTACTATCTCACATCATTTTCGGTTTTGTTTACTTGCCATGAGTCTCATGCATTGCATTGTGAATACTTATTTGCATagaaaattcataaaaatttgatttttttaaaaaatcttcatGTAGTTTCACTTGATCCATTTGCATCTTTAGGATTGAGTCTAGAAGCATTTAGATTGCATTCATGCATTGGGAGaaaccttgtaaagaacacatgTCTAGAACTCAATATGACATCCTAGCTAAACATATCAAGTAGCTTAAGCATCTCTTGAAAAAGCTTGTAAGCTTCGacccttgaaaactcttcttgaaacaTGTTGTTTGCTTGATTATTGGCATTGTTTTTGAAACCAACTCCAAATGAACTAGGGCTTAATGAACTTAATCTCTCTTGCATATGGGCATTTGCATACTTGATCATGGATATTATACACATTTGggttatctttctctctttgtaCCAATCTTTGTTAACCCAAATGGCACTTCCATACCCATTAACCCTCACCATTCTTTGAAACCAACATTAATTGCTTGAGTGAGGCCTTTTATTGATAGCATGTCATGTGCAAAATTTTGAGAGTATTAGGAGCGACAATGAGTTGTTCTCATATTTAGCTAGCATTAGGACCTCATTTAGGCTAGCATCTAGGATGGTTGTTGGGTTTGTGAGCTTAAATTCTTTTGATCTTGGGATTGGGATGTGAGTGAAAGTGAAAAGAAATGAACCAAAAAGAGTGACAAAAGAAAGAAAGCCACtagggatttaaaaaaaaaaaaaactcttgtttTTATAGAATCCCCAAtagaataaaagaaaaaaaaacatgaaaagaaaaaaaaaagagctgagTGAATAAAAAAAGAATCTCTAGTTggctaaaataaaaaaaatgagaatgtGTTCATTGGGTGAAAGATGAAAGTGAGTGTATCTTTGGGTTTTGGGATGatgaaaagaagaagggtaGAGCTTGAAATCATTTAGGAAAGGGGTAGAATGATGAGAACAAGTCATTGTATGCATGAATTGCTCCTTTCTTAGATAAATTTTGCATAATGTTCTTGCTCCTATTCTTGAGTGTGAGTCACCATAAAAGATGCATTTGAAAACCCTTGCTTCACATTAGACCATTTTCACTCACCAAGCCAAATGATTGAGATCATGTGCCCATTTGCAAGAACTCACCTTGTATGcttgttttaataaatgtgaGAGTTGGCTAAAGAACTTGTTGATTGATGAGTAAATGACTTGTGTTGAGGCATAAGAGTCTTGATAGGCCttgagaagctagagtgtattAAGAGAGTTGCTCATGCTTTTTGCTATGTTTCTTTAGGATGTTATGTTGAAAGCTATAAAGTGTTCTTTTGGTTATAAGCTCTCAAATTTAAACTTCTTCTCTTTAATTGATATTGAATGTttacttgtggacaagtaaaggACTAGTGTGGGGGAGTTGATAACTCATGATCTTAATAGTATTTAGCATCTCATTTAGCTTATTTTAATCATTCTAGGTTGCATTTAGGTCTTAATATTGCATTTACATGCATAATTGCATAAATAGGGGCTAATGTGCACACTTGAGAAGTTTGGGGCAAAATCGCAAGGTTATACTTGCAAATTACACAGTTTGTGGCCAGTTTGAGAACCATCAAGAGT includes the following:
- the LOC103844587 gene encoding cytochrome c oxidase assembly protein COX11, mitochondrial, whose amino-acid sequence is MSWSKACRGTRIPSHLHNIHRTSLPKRTVPIAPCSRYYTHGAYKGNQHSLRSKIGLWGSPSSLFSLNSHSSMIHGGAHREYSTHSITETKSKKMLYYLTAVVFGMVGLTYAAVPLYRTFCQATGYGGTVQRKETVEEKIARHSESGTVTEREIVVQFNADVADGMQWKFTPTQREVRVKPGESVLAFYTAENKSSASITGISTYNVTPMKAGVYFNKIQCFCYEEQRLLPGEKIDVPVLFYIDPEFETDPRMDGINNLILSYTFFKVSEETNSSVPVQETS
- the LOC103844582 gene encoding early nodulin-55-2, with amino-acid sequence MATRTSILSLVFAMMMSFTVLSGYSWARVYKVGDSEGWTAKDDVYYAWAERDYKEFHVGDSLVFEYDPIINDVTQVSGGLEYEFCDLSSPKAVYNTGHEVVTLTEPGFHYFITSNQEQCVLGHKLEVLVVQDPSSPVPPPTPSKTLPVGNTYKVGDSEGWKVYDSDFYNKWSEEKQFHVGDSLIFEYADEVNDVYKISGDLEFMTCDPTSPVAVHKTGHDLVRLTEPGVHYFITSNSGSCEAGLKLRVMVGPVPKVVLYPNFPKKVDFSAMERLNNWLKTFKPQH